A single genomic interval of Mucilaginibacter robiniae harbors:
- the purS gene encoding phosphoribosylformylglycinamidine synthase subunit PurS, whose protein sequence is MKFQAEIDVMPKKEILDPQGKAVTGSMKNLGLAEIHNVRIGKHISLEIEAESEQAAHEKTEQACKSLLANLIMESYTFKIQAV, encoded by the coding sequence ATGAAGTTTCAAGCTGAAATCGATGTAATGCCTAAAAAAGAAATACTTGACCCACAAGGAAAAGCCGTAACAGGCAGCATGAAAAACCTGGGTTTGGCCGAAATTCATAACGTACGCATTGGCAAACACATTTCGCTGGAAATTGAGGCAGAAAGCGAACAAGCTGCTCACGAAAAAACAGAGCAAGCCTGCAAAAGCCTGCTTGCTAATCTAATTATGGAAAGCTATACATTTAAAATACAAGCTGTTTAA
- the sppA gene encoding signal peptide peptidase SppA yields MKQFFKFVLATVIGFLIVGVILVLLVVGIAISAGSHSSTEVKSNSILNISLNSTIPERSPNSPLSILSFLGIGEDKSVGLNDILTSIRKAKTDDHIKGIYLTPGESPSGYATTEEIRNALLDFKKSHKFIIAYSEVYSQGFYYLASVADKVYINPKGIFEFRGLSSQITFYKGALDKLGIEAQVIKVGTYKSAVEPYILNKMSDANRLQVTAYLGSLYNHFLSGVSNSRQLNKDSLASVADQLKIHYPEDALKYKLVDGLKYNDEVLDELKKRTGTNLKKDLNGVSLSDYASNLKNDDDDSDTQDDVKNQVAIVYASGEINGGNGDDNSIGSDRISATLRKLRLNDDVKAVVLRVNSPGGSSLASDVIWHEVSLTKKVKPVIVSMGDYAASGGYYISCAADSIIAEPNTITGSIGIFAILPNLQKFFNDKLGVTFDGVKTGKYADLGDVTRPLSPEERAILQDEVNHGYDDFTKAVAAGRHKTQAYINSIGQGRVWTGEQAIKIGLVDRLGNINDAIKSAARMAKVTDYNIVPYPKQKGIFSKSSNDLMTKVKMSWMQSELGDNFRYYEELKSIKKIMRVPQARLPFMVEVK; encoded by the coding sequence ATGAAACAGTTTTTCAAGTTTGTACTAGCTACAGTAATTGGCTTCCTTATAGTAGGTGTAATTTTAGTGTTGTTGGTGGTAGGCATCGCTATATCGGCTGGTAGCCATAGCAGTACCGAAGTTAAATCTAACTCCATTCTTAATATATCTTTAAATTCTACCATTCCAGAACGCTCCCCCAATTCACCCTTATCCATTTTAAGCTTTTTAGGCATTGGTGAAGATAAATCAGTAGGTTTAAATGATATTTTGACCAGTATTCGTAAAGCTAAAACTGACGATCATATTAAAGGTATCTACCTCACTCCAGGTGAAAGCCCTTCGGGCTATGCTACTACGGAAGAAATCCGTAACGCATTGTTAGACTTTAAAAAGTCACACAAATTTATCATTGCTTATAGTGAAGTTTATTCACAAGGCTTTTATTATCTGGCCTCTGTAGCTGATAAGGTTTACATCAATCCCAAAGGTATATTTGAGTTCAGGGGCTTAAGTTCACAAATTACCTTTTACAAAGGTGCATTAGATAAGCTCGGCATTGAAGCGCAGGTGATCAAAGTAGGCACTTACAAAAGCGCTGTTGAACCTTATATACTGAACAAAATGAGCGATGCCAACCGTCTGCAGGTAACTGCTTACTTAGGTTCATTGTACAACCATTTTTTGAGTGGCGTTAGTAACAGCCGACAGTTGAATAAAGATAGCTTAGCAAGCGTAGCTGATCAGTTGAAGATACATTACCCGGAAGATGCCTTGAAATACAAGCTGGTTGATGGTTTGAAATATAATGATGAAGTGCTGGATGAGCTAAAAAAGCGTACAGGTACCAATCTGAAAAAAGATCTGAATGGCGTTAGTTTAAGTGATTATGCCAGCAATCTGAAAAACGACGATGACGATAGCGATACACAAGATGATGTTAAAAATCAGGTAGCTATTGTTTATGCCTCAGGAGAAATTAATGGTGGCAATGGTGATGATAACAGCATCGGGTCAGACCGTATATCAGCAACCTTACGAAAGTTAAGGTTGAATGATGATGTAAAAGCAGTAGTGCTTCGGGTGAATTCGCCGGGGGGTAGTTCGTTAGCTTCAGATGTAATCTGGCATGAGGTAAGCCTTACAAAAAAGGTAAAACCTGTTATTGTTTCTATGGGTGATTATGCCGCATCGGGTGGCTATTATATTTCGTGCGCAGCCGATTCAATTATTGCCGAGCCCAATACCATCACCGGCTCTATTGGCATATTTGCTATATTACCTAACCTGCAAAAGTTTTTCAACGATAAACTGGGTGTTACTTTTGATGGGGTAAAAACCGGTAAATACGCTGATTTAGGCGATGTAACTCGCCCCTTAAGTCCGGAAGAAAGAGCTATTTTACAGGATGAAGTGAATCATGGCTATGATGATTTTACCAAAGCTGTAGCTGCTGGCCGGCACAAAACCCAAGCATATATTAACAGCATCGGTCAAGGCCGTGTGTGGACTGGTGAACAAGCCATTAAAATTGGACTAGTTGACCGCTTAGGCAACATTAATGATGCCATTAAAAGCGCAGCCCGTATGGCTAAAGTTACCGATTACAACATTGTACCTTACCCTAAGCAAAAAGGCATTTTTAGCAAAAGCAGTAATGACTTAATGACTAAGGTAAAAATGAGCTGGATGCAATCTGAACTGGGCGATAACTTCCGTTACTATGAAGAACTAAAAAGCATTAAAAAAATAATGCGTGTGCCGCAAGCACGCTTACCTTTTATGGTAGAAGTGAAGTAA
- a CDS encoding DNA polymerase/3'-5' exonuclease PolX, whose translation MENKVIARQLRLLSQLMELHEENTFKIRSIANAAFKIDKLPYPLAGKTREEWDKIEGIGKSIVSYIQELMDTGTLADLQDLIKATPPGVIEMLGIKGIGPKKIATIWHQLDIENIGELYYACNENRLVEAKGFGAKTQEEIKKIIEFRMAGNGKFLYAQVEPEAVELLTLLKDTFPGALIEFGGEYRRCCEIISELVIVLGSRDAELVQQTLSTTTLLNNVSINECLISGETNNGLLVSIYVVEKRFFYRELFVQTGNEEHVAAVKARISDDIDQPENENMIYHKAGLAWMPPELREGTNFIEEAKDNKLPDLIDEHDLKGTLHNHSTWSDGIHSVEEMALYCRDQLNLEYLGMCDHSKSAFYAKGLSIERVLQQQEEVDHLNKKLNGFHIFKGIESDILSDGALDYPDEILERFDFVVASVHSNLKMAKDKATDRLIKAIENPYTTILGHPTGRLLLSRKGYEIDYEKVIDACAANQVIIEINANPLRLDLDWRWYQYALKKGVWLSINPDAHRKEGFHDMRYGVLVGRKGGLTKEQCLNALSLPQITEVFNHKKAQVTEKANR comes from the coding sequence ATGGAAAACAAAGTAATTGCCCGCCAGCTCAGACTTTTGTCGCAGCTGATGGAACTACACGAAGAAAATACTTTCAAGATACGCTCAATAGCTAATGCAGCTTTTAAAATTGATAAGCTGCCCTACCCGCTGGCTGGTAAAACACGTGAGGAGTGGGATAAGATTGAAGGTATTGGGAAAAGTATTGTTAGCTACATTCAGGAGTTGATGGATACAGGCACACTAGCCGATTTACAAGATTTAATTAAAGCTACGCCACCCGGCGTTATTGAAATGCTGGGCATTAAAGGTATTGGCCCGAAAAAAATAGCCACCATATGGCATCAACTGGATATTGAAAATATAGGCGAGTTGTACTATGCCTGCAACGAAAATCGCTTGGTTGAAGCCAAAGGTTTTGGAGCCAAAACACAGGAAGAAATAAAAAAAATTATTGAGTTCCGGATGGCAGGTAATGGTAAGTTTTTATATGCTCAGGTTGAACCTGAAGCCGTTGAACTGCTCACCTTGCTTAAAGATACTTTTCCAGGTGCACTAATTGAATTTGGAGGAGAATATCGCCGTTGTTGCGAGATCATTTCAGAACTGGTTATTGTATTAGGCTCACGCGATGCCGAATTGGTTCAACAAACTTTATCCACCACTACTTTGCTAAACAATGTCAGCATCAATGAATGTTTGATAAGCGGCGAAACCAATAACGGTTTACTGGTAAGTATTTATGTAGTAGAAAAACGCTTTTTCTACCGTGAGCTTTTTGTACAAACCGGTAATGAAGAACACGTAGCCGCAGTAAAAGCACGCATTAGCGATGATATTGACCAGCCGGAAAATGAAAACATGATTTATCACAAAGCAGGTTTAGCTTGGATGCCACCTGAATTACGGGAGGGCACCAATTTTATTGAAGAAGCTAAAGACAACAAGTTGCCCGACCTGATTGATGAGCATGATCTGAAAGGCACCTTGCATAATCACAGTACCTGGAGTGATGGCATACATAGCGTGGAAGAAATGGCACTGTACTGTCGTGACCAGCTTAATCTGGAATATCTTGGTATGTGCGATCATAGTAAAAGCGCCTTTTATGCTAAAGGCCTCAGTATTGAGCGGGTACTGCAACAGCAGGAAGAAGTTGACCACCTTAATAAAAAGCTAAACGGCTTTCACATTTTTAAAGGTATTGAATCGGATATCCTGAGTGATGGCGCCTTGGATTATCCGGACGAGATTTTAGAACGCTTTGATTTTGTGGTAGCCTCTGTGCATTCAAACTTAAAAATGGCAAAAGACAAAGCTACCGACCGACTAATCAAAGCCATTGAAAACCCTTATACCACTATATTGGGTCATCCTACCGGCCGCTTGTTGCTCAGCCGAAAAGGGTATGAAATTGACTATGAAAAAGTAATTGATGCTTGCGCAGCCAATCAGGTAATTATTGAAATAAATGCCAATCCATTAAGACTAGATCTGGATTGGCGCTGGTATCAGTATGCACTTAAAAAAGGTGTTTGGCTATCTATCAACCCTGATGCACACCGTAAAGAAGGCTTTCATGACATGCGTTACGGTGTATTGGTAGGCCGAAAAGGCGGATTAACTAAAGAGCAGTGTCTAAACGCCTTATCGTTACCACAAATTACTGAAGTATTCAACCATAAAAAAGCACAGGTTACCGAAAAGGCTAACCGTTAA
- a CDS encoding Hpt domain-containing protein, which produces MSDLLSTPDLDLTFLEEIADGSDEFIVESIDMFLQQTPQLMSEIEQGITSQNWPIAAAAAHKLKANLGFFGMHTCQGLMQQIEGLAKSGAPDSSINEKFTIVNSIMNANLQKLVQIRAEKEA; this is translated from the coding sequence ATGTCTGATCTTTTATCGACCCCCGACCTTGACCTAACTTTTTTGGAAGAAATAGCCGACGGTAGTGACGAGTTCATTGTTGAGTCTATTGATATGTTTTTACAACAAACCCCTCAGCTAATGTCAGAAATAGAGCAGGGTATAACATCACAAAATTGGCCTATTGCTGCTGCTGCTGCTCATAAACTGAAAGCTAACCTCGGCTTTTTTGGTATGCATACCTGCCAAGGCCTTATGCAACAAATAGAAGGTTTAGCTAAAAGCGGTGCTCCAGATAGCTCTATTAATGAAAAATTTACTATTGTAAATAGTATCATGAACGCCAACCTACAAAAGCTGGTACAAATTAGAGCTGAAAAAGAAGCTTAA
- the folK gene encoding 2-amino-4-hydroxy-6-hydroxymethyldihydropteridine diphosphokinase — MNTVYLLLGSNLGNRQLFLEQARKILTERVGAISSQSAVYETASWGKADEPSYLNQVLSLQTTLPPYEVLRMALDIEQELGRERLERWGSRTLDIDILYYNDLVLEESPDLIIPHPRLHERRFALEPLAEIAPDFKHPVLKQTNYELKCMVKDELEVKKI; from the coding sequence ATGAATACAGTATATTTACTGCTAGGAAGCAATTTAGGCAACCGGCAACTATTTTTGGAGCAGGCCCGTAAAATACTGACAGAAAGGGTAGGTGCTATAAGCAGCCAATCTGCTGTTTACGAAACTGCAAGTTGGGGGAAAGCTGATGAACCCAGTTATTTGAACCAAGTACTGTCTTTGCAAACCACGCTACCACCCTATGAGGTATTGCGAATGGCATTAGATATAGAACAGGAACTAGGGCGTGAACGACTGGAGCGCTGGGGAAGCCGTACGCTGGACATTGATATATTATACTATAATGATTTGGTTCTTGAAGAATCTCCAGATTTAATCATACCACATCCCCGATTGCACGAACGCCGGTTTGCGCTAGAACCTTTAGCCGAAATTGCGCCTGATTTTAAACATCCGGTTCTGAAGCAAACTAATTATGAGCTAAAATGTATGGTTAAAGATGAATTGGAAGTGAAAAAAATATAA